Part of the Flavobacterium alkalisoli genome is shown below.
CTGGCTGATCTTAGTAATTTCACTAAAACCGAACCAGCTAATTGCTTAATTCTATACATTTTAACCGAGTTTAGATGGATATATAAACTTAAGGAAAATGCTACAAAAAAAATCAAAATAGATTAATAAAAACAATATTAATATGGATTGTTAGAAATATAACTAAGCACTATTAATAATTAAGAAGTAACCAATACCAAAAATCCATAGTTATAAAGGATAGCGGTATACCTACCCCCACCATCATACCGGCAAGTTTTGGTTTTAATCCGTAAGCTGACGCTAGTACAGCAGCGGTTACCATTGGCCCCATTGCCGATTCTATTACCGATACATCTGCCGCCAATCCTTTACCTCCCAAAAAGACTTTATAAATGGTAAAAATAATAGCAGGCATAAGGATAAGTTTAAAGAAGAGCCCTATATAAAGTGAGTTCCAGTATTTGCTTTTTCTGTCGATCTTAAGCTGCATACCAACAGCTACAAGTGCTAACGGTGCCGTTGTGCGGCAAATACTCATTAGTACTGACTGTATATCATCCGTAAAATCAAACCCTGATAAATTCATGCAGGCACTAATTAAAAAAGCAATAAAAGGCGGAAATGAAAATACTTTCTTCAGGATGTCACCTGCCCCCGACCCTGCAGCTTTCATCTTAAGCGAGTGTGTTGCCGCTATTACAATCCCTAAGGTAGCCATAACCACAAAAGTACCCGCCTGATCTAAAACAATTGCTGTTTGTAACCCCGGTTTACCAAAAAGGGCTTCCACTACAGGAAAACCTATAAAGGCCGTATTACCCAATCCCCCCGTTAAAATGAGGCAACCGGTTAGCTTTTTAGACCAGCCCAGCCATTTACCTAAAGCGGTAAAGAACACATAAGCAAAGGCAAAGCCTATCCACGACGTAAATAACGGAAAGAACAAAGCTCCCGAAAGTACTATTTTAGGTATGAAATATAAACTTAAAGCCGGTAAGGATATATAAATTACATACTGATTTAATGTTGCATGACCATTAACAGGGAATACACGCAGCTTTTGAAGCAAAACTCCCAGTATAAGACAAATAAAGATTAAAATAACATTATCCATTATCAACAGGGGCAGTTAGGGGGTTACTTAAAATAAGAGTAAATTTCTTACTAAAAAGCAATATAACTACAAATGCTGAAAAACTAAAACTTAAGAGATGAAAAAAATGTAAAACCTGAATATTCGTCGGTAAACTTATATTAAGATAAAAGATCATCGTGAATAATAAAACAATCGCTAATAAGTAAAACAACTTATTAGTCACAAAACCAAAAGTATTGTTTTGTGTCACAATCATTTAATTTCTGTGGTAGTTTTGTAGTTATATGTTAAAGACAAATATATACTTTAATTCTTTTTTACCTAATTTTTAAATACAAACATTTTTTGATTGAGAATAGTACAATCTGATTACCTTAAGCTATCTTGAGCCCTGTCGGAAAAATTAGCTAAAAAAGCTTAATTTTACGGTATAAGAAAAAGAAAGTGAACAATCCTAAAGCCCATAAAACTGCCCTATACGAAAAAGAAGGTATTAACCAGCCTGAGAGTATCAGCAAGGCTTCTATTGAAAACATTACCAAGCTAAGAAAAAAGCAACCTTCCGCTGTAGAGCTGATTGAAGGTATTCTTAAAAGCGATAAGACTGCGCTTAGCCGTGCCATTACTTTAATAGAAAGCACAAACCCCTCCCACCTTGAAAAGGCAAATGAGGTTATTGCAGGGTGTCTGCCTCATGCCAATAAATCTGTTCGTATAGGAATAACGGGGGTACCAGGTGTAGGAAAGAGTACTTTTATTGAGGCTTTTGGCAAACACCTTACCACAGCAGCTAGAAAGGTTGCCGTACTGGCCGTAGACCCAAGCAGTTCCTTATCCCATGGCAGCATACTGGGAGATAAAACCCCGCATGGAGGAACTGGTTAAGGACGAGAATGCATACATACGCCCTTCGGCCTCCGGAGATACTTTAGGAGGTGTGGCACGTAAAACCCGTGAAGCTATTATTTTATGTGAAGCATGCGGGTTTGATACCATAATTATAGAGACTGTAGGTGTAGGGCAAAGTGAAACCGCCGTACATAGTATGGTAGACTTTTTCCTATTACTAAAAATAGCCGGTGCCGGAGACGAGCTTCAGGGCATTAAGCGCGGTATTATGGAAATGGCCGACCTTATAGTAATCAACAAAGCGGACGGCGACAATATCAAAAAAGCAAGACTTGCCAAAACCGAATTTAACAGGGCGCTTCATCTTTTCCCTGCAAAAACATCGGGGTGGCAACCTAAGGTTACCACATGCAGTGCTGTTACTAAAGATGGTATTGACGATGTATGGAATATAATGAACGACTACTTTACCCTTACCAAAGAAAACCATTACTTTGATAGCCGAAGAAGTGAGCAAAACAGCCACTGGCTTACCGAAACCATAAACGAACAGCTAAAAAACCGTTTTTATAACAGGCCTGATATTGCGCAACTGCTTACAGAAAACAAAAAAGCGGTACAAAACAATGAAATTTCACCGTTTGTAGCCGCTCATATATTGTTAGAAAAGTATTTTAATAAATAATAAGTCTAAACTTTATTCCTTTTCATAACGTTCCATTTCCCTGTCGTAAAAATTGTTAGCCTGCTCGATAAGACCCTCCATCTCGCTGTTTAGTTCATTCTCATCAAGATCTTCGGGTTCTTCAAGAAACTCCACCTCATCATCTTTAAGATTAATGATAAAACGCGGGTAATCAAGATGTATAATGTATATATCTTCCGGATGATCTGTATTGTCTCCCAATAAAAATTTAGGTAATTCCATAGTATCTGTTTATAAAAGTATGTCTTAAAAAAGCTTACGCGGCTTTGCTAACAGAATTAGCAATTAGCCTCTTGGTAAGAATATGAAAGCGAATATACAAAAATATTGCGGCAGCTGTTAATCCTGCCAAAAGCCCTATCCATATACCGGCAGCCTTAAGTTCTGTGTGCAGCCCCAAGTAATAAGATATTGGAAACCCTATAACCCAGTACGCAATAAAGGTTATATAGGTTGGTATTTTTACATCCTGTAATCCGCGTAATGCTCCAAGCACCACTACCTGTATACCATCGGTAATCTGGAAAACGGCAGCAACCAATAATAACTGAGACGCTATACTTATAACCTCTGAGTTTTCCAGTGCCAGTTCAGGATTCTTCATATTAAGAAAGTACAAAGGCAGGTAATCGTGAAATAACACAAAAAATAAGGCAAAGATTATTTCAAGGATAATTGCCAGCAAAAATATGGAACGTGCCACTAGCTGAAGTTTTTTATAATCCTGTAATCCCCTCTGGTTTCCTACCCTAATCATAGAAGCTACACTTAAACCCATAGCAAACATAAAGGTCATGGAAGCAAGGCTAAGTGCAATTTGGTTTGCTGCCTGGCTATTAGCACCTATTGATCCCGAAAGCCATACAGCCCCTGTAAATAAAGCAACCTCAAACAGCATCTGCATAGAAGAAGGCACACCTATAGAGGTAATCTTTTTAAGGATGGATTTCTTGATTTCACCAAAGGTAAATCCGGTGAAATAAGTTTTAAGCTTACTGTTTAGATACAAACTGTAGTGCATATATACCAGCATGAAAATCCTGGATACCACAGTTCCTAATGCCGCACCAACAATACCCATTTTAGGGAATATCCATACACCGTATATAAGAAGGTAGTTTACAACTATATTAATGATATTAGACACTATTACCGCATACATAGCATATTTGGTAAGCGAAAGCCCGTCGGCAAACTGCTTGTACCCCTGGAATATTACCATAGGTAATAGCGAGAAAGCTACCCAGTCCACATAAGGTGCCGCAAGGTTTACCACCTCATCGGGTTGTCCCATAAGATGCATTAACGGCTTTGCAAACCATACTACTGCAAACAGCATTATCCCTAACAATGTACACAAGAACAGGCCATGATGAAAAACCGTTCTTACCTTAGCCGTATCCTTTTCTGCATCACCCTCTGCTATAATAGGCGTAATAGCTGTAGAAAAACCAATACCTACCGACATAGCCACAAACACCATACTGTTCCCCAGTGAAGCCGCAGCCAGTTCGGCAGCTCCCAGCTTACCCACCATAATATTATCTATAATACCTGTAATGGTATGACCAAGCATACCCAGTATTACAGGATAAGCCAGTCTAATATTGTAGGAGAATTCTTTTGTGTATTGAGCTAAGTTCACTTTGTAATTTTTCTGCAAAATTAAGAAGAAGCTTGGCTATAAACACGAACGACCTCAAAATCAGTTTATTAAAACCATAAAAGTTAAAATATTAAAAAGTATAACTATTTTTAACTTTATCTTAAAAATATTATTAGATTTACCGCAGTAATTTTACTTCATAATCATAATACTTGAATATATGAAGTTGATGAAACGATTTTTAATTGCTGCCGTACTGTTAGTTGCAGGGGGCGCAAATGCACAGGAAACAATAACTGATAATAACTATGACCAGGGATTCCGTTTAGGATTTGGTATTAATGCAGGAGGAGTTACCAACGATGCTTTTAATTTTGCATTTGGTGGTGACGTAAGATTACAATACGACCTTTCTCAGGACACCTCCCTAACCCTTACAACTGGATTCACTAATCTTTTTGCAAAGGAAAATGAATTTAAGGATTTAGGTTTCATTCCGGTAAAGGCAGGTTTTAAGGCCTTTATTAACAGTAGCCCTTTTTATGTAATGGGCGAAACCGGTGCCGGTTTTGCAGTTACAAACGGTTATGACGAAACAACCTTTATCTGGTCGCCGGGAGTAGGATATGCCAACGACTTTATTGACCTTAGTGTACGATATGAAGATGTAGACTCCTATTACGACTCAGGAATTATAGCATTAAGACTGGCCTATGGCTTTAAATTGTAAACACCAAAACAATTAATACAATAACCTAAGTAAACTAACCTAAAAGCCTGTAGCAGAGATGTTACAGGCTTTATTTATTTCCAGGCTTTTCATTAAGTAGTTTTACTCTGTATAAAGCGATATTATCAAGCACATCCTCATTAACTTCAGGCTCCTGAAAATCATACTTTTTAAGTTCGTTTAATATTGCTTTTGCTACAAGCAGGCGGGCTGTTTCTTTATCGTCTGCCGGAATCGCATACCAAGGGGCATGATTGGTAGAAGTTTTGTTTATGGCTTCCTCATAATACTTTTGGTATTTACCCCACAAATCCCTTTCATCAAGGTCGCCAGCCGAAAATTTCCAGTAACGCTCTTCCTTTTCAAGACGCCTAAGCAGTCTTTGCCTCTGCTCCTCTTTACTTAAATGAAGGAAGAATTTCAAAACTATAGTTCCGTTTTGGGCAATATGTTTTTCAAAACTGTTTATCTGCTTAAATCTTTCTTCCCAAAAACCCTCGGTAATATCCTTAACCTTTTCTATACCCGGAAGGTTCTCGTTTAAGAGATATTCCGGATGCACACGCGTTACAAGCACATTTTCGTAATGAGAACGATTAAACACCGAAAACTTACCTCTCTCCGGCAAAGCAATATAATGACGCCATAAATAATCATGATCCAGTTCAAGAGGTGTAGGTGTCTTAAAGCTGTGCACCACTACTCCCCTGGCATTAAAGTTTTTAAACACTTCCCTTATAAGGCTGTCCTTACCCGAAGTATCCATACCCTGTATACAGATAAGTACACCATACCTGTTGTTAGCATACATCTTATCCTGAAGCTTACCCAGCTTAACACTCGTTTTTTCTATTTTCTTTACTTTCTTTTTAGCTGTAAGTTCAAGCTCTATATTTGTAGGGGTATTTTCTATAGAAAAAGTACCGGTAATTTTAAAGTCATCTGTAGTAATACTCATGGCGCAGAAATGTTATATCTTTATATAAATGTAAGAATTTAAACAATAACACGTTTACACCAAAAACATAAGTTTATGCAAAAGTTTAAGCTGGAACTGCTGTTTCACATTATGGGAATAGGCTCTGCATCGGGGCTTTTTTTTAATGGTGGTTCGGTTTTCCTTATATCAGACAACAGCAGCATGCTGTATGAATATAACATAGCGGAAAACAAAACCGATAAGATTTCCCTGGCAGCCAAAGACTACGCAGGCCCGCTTGAAAACATACCTAAAAAAGACAAACCCGATTATGAGGCTATAGCGGCTTTTAATAATGAACTCTATATTTTTGGGTCGGGCTCCAAAGAAAACAGGAGCATCCTTACACGATACAACATGCAGACCAAAACTACAGAAGGCCCCGTTGATGCCATTTATCTGTATCTGGCAATGCAGGGATTTAGCGAAATAAGCCCTGAGGATTTTAACATAGAAGCTGCGGTTAATGATGGCGACATATGGTATCTTTTCCAAAGAGGTAACGGCCCGGCTCAGCAAAACGGAGTTTTTACACTGGAAGGCGATATTAATGAGTTTTCTGTACAGATTATATACAACCCTATAGAACTGCCTAAAATAAACGGATCTCAGTCGAGCTTTACCGATGCGGTTAAAGTAGGAGATAAACTTTACTTTATTGCCGCTGCCGAGAGTTCTAACTCTACTTATCTTGACGGTGAGGTGGCAGGATCTCTTGTAGGCAGGATGGATATAGAAACCATGACAGTTGAGTTTACCCAAACCATATCCGACAGGAATAAGTTTGAAGGCATTACCCTATATAAGGATAACGGAAACTCTCTGGAATTCCTTTTATGTGAGGACACCGACAGTGATGCTACCGAATCGGACATATACAGGCTTACTATTGATAAATAGTTATTTTAGTCATCAGTGTTCACTATACAGTACTATTGAAAACTGAAAACTGAATACTGAACACTGTAAACTTTTTTAATCCCCCTCCCAACCTTTTACTGTTTTTTCTGCTCTATATAAACAAAGAGACAAATTGTGATAGAAGAAAAACTAATAACAGCATGCAGGAAAATGCACCGAGACGCTCAGCGCAGGGTATATGAATATATGGCACCTAAGCTATACCACACCTGCAAAAGGTACTTAAAGAGCGAAGTGGAAATTGAAGAGGCAATAGCCGATGCCTTCTATACCATTTTTACCAAGCTTGACCAATTAAAGGAAACTAAGGCTTTTGAAGCCTGGGCAAGGCGTATAGCCATAAACCAATGCCTGCTTACTCTTAAAAGAAAGGTGAACTTTAATATTTATATTGAAGACATGAACGCTTCGGCAGAGCCTGCACAAGCCCAATCGGCCGGGCTTGAGGAAGAAGACCTGCTAAAACTGCTCGATTACCTGCCCGAAGGATGCAGGACCGTTTTTAACCTTTTTGCCATAGAAGGTTACTCACACAAAGAAATAGCTGCAATGCTTAATATTACAGAAGGGACTTCAAAATCACAATTAAATGTCTCCCGCAGTAAACTAAAGGATTTAGTAAACAATGTTTATTATCTAAATGAAAACAGCTATGGAAAATCAAAATAAATTATACGAACAATTTAAAGATGCAGCCGGAAAAGCCGAGGAAAAAGGCTTTGACCGAATGGAAGCGGTATGGAACCGTGTTGAAGATAAGCTCGACAGGAAAAAGAAACGAAGGGGCGCCATTTACTGGAGGTATGGTGGTGTAGCTGCTGCTTTGCTAATATTATTAGCATTAGGCGGAAGGTTTTTTAACAACCATACATCGCCGGAGTTACCGGAACAAAACCCAGAAACACAGGTTACCACTATAGACCATGATAAAATAGAAGAAACGTTTAGCCCAACCGCTAAGGACAGCCAGACTGAGGAAAGCGTCGTGGTAAATGCTCCTATTGAACAAAAAACGCAGCCTATTCTAAGTAAAAAGACGGAATATCAAAACGGTAAATCTTACACTACAGAAGATGGGGTAAACGTAATAGAGGAAGTAAAATTTAAACATCTTGAAGTTAGGAAAAAAGAAGCGGTTGTAGAAAGTACTCAACTTGATGAAGTGGTAGTTACCAGCTATAGATCTGTAACAAGTCATAAATCTGCAATGGCAGTAGCAACCATACAGGCAGAATCTCTAGAGGACAGAGCTAACACTGTACCTATCCAAAGTTTACAAGGAAAAGTTGCCGGAGTAAAAATAGAGAACTCTATAGGATATCTGACTGAACAACCAAGAGCAGATAAAACAATAGTACTTAGAGGTGTAGGAAGTATAACCAACACAGCACCTCTATATGTAGTAGACGGCCTTCCTGTAGACGAAAAAACATTCAGGAACCTAAATCAAAACGATATTACCTCTATCGCGGTTTATAAAGATGCTGCAGCAACTTCCATATATGGTAACAGGGGCGCTAACGGTGTGGTGGTTATCTCCACTATCAATCCGGGGGTATTAACACCTAATGTTAGCAATGGTACTTATGACATAAGCGATGGCAGCGACACAACCTACCGTAACCTGCCTGGACAAATACTGGGTGTACAGGAAGATGCCGACAAATCTATAGACATTACAAGCCTTACAACGTTTAGAGGATATAACCCTCCGCTATATGTAATAGACGGTATGCCTGTAGATGAGGAAACAGCAAAGACCATCAACGCTAACGACATTGCTTCGGTTACCATACTTAAAAATGCCTCGGCTACCTCTTTATATGGTGCGCGTGGTGCTAACGGTGTTGTTATACTAACTACCAAAACCGGAACTTCAGATATTGAGATTTCTGATGAACTGGATAACGAACAGCCAGATCCGTTTAAGATACATGTAGATGAGGAAGAGTATGAAATGTTTGAAGAAAATAAATTTGAAAATCCGGCTGTAACACCGCTTTCCACTTTCTCCATTGATGTGGATAATGCATCCTATACAAACGTTCGCCGCTTTTTAAACAACGGGCAAACCGTACCTAAAGACGCAGTACGTGTAGAGGAAATGATAAACTTCTTTAAGTACAGTTATCCGCAGCCTAAAGGAGACGTGCCTTTCTCTATAAATACTGAATACAGCGACGCGCCATGGAACCCTAAACACAAACTATTGAAAATAGGACTAAAGGGTCTTGAAATACCTACCGAGGATTTACCGGCATCTAACTTTGTGTTCCTTATCGATGTAAGCGGATCTATGGACAGCGACAATAAATTACCGTTACTAAAACAGTCCATGAAGTTACTGGTTAACCAAATGCGACCAAAAGACAGGATAGCCATAGTGGTATATGCGGGCGCTGCAGGACTAGTACTCCCATCAACCAGCGGAAGCGAAAAAACTAAAATAGTAAAGGCTTTAGATGAACTAAGTGCGGGTGGCAGTACTGCCGGCGGTGAAGGTATTGAACTGGCCTACAAAACAGCCCAGGAAAACTTTATTAAAGGAGGTAATAACAGAGTAATACTAGCTACCGATGGTGATTTTAATGTTGGAGCATCATCAAACAGGGATATGCAGACACTTATTGAAGAAAAGCGCAAAAGCGGAGTGTTCCTTACCTGTCTGGGCTATGGGATGGGTAATTACAAAGATTCTAAAATGGAAACGCTTGCCGACAAAGGCAACGGTAACTACGCCTACATTGACAACATGCAGGAAGCCGACCGCTTTTTACAGAAAGAGTTTAAAGGCTCTATGTATGCCATTGCAAAAGACGTTAAAATACAAATCGAGTTTAACCCTAAACATGTGCAGTCATACCGACTTATAGGTTATGAAAACCGCAAACTAAGGGATGAGGATTTTGCTAACGATGCCATAGATGCAGGGGAGCTTGGCAGCGGACATACCGTTACAGCATTGTATGAAATAATACCAACAGGTGTACAAAGTGACTACTAC
Proteins encoded:
- a CDS encoding AEC family transporter: MDNVILIFICLILGVLLQKLRVFPVNGHATLNQYVIYISLPALSLYFIPKIVLSGALFFPLFTSWIGFAFAYVFFTALGKWLGWSKKLTGCLILTGGLGNTAFIGFPVVEALFGKPGLQTAIVLDQAGTFVVMATLGIVIAATHSLKMKAAGSGAGDILKKVFSFPPFIAFLISACMNLSGFDFTDDIQSVLMSICRTTAPLALVAVGMQLKIDRKSKYWNSLYIGLFFKLILMPAIIFTIYKVFLGGKGLAADVSVIESAMGPMVTAAVLASAYGLKPKLAGMMVGVGIPLSFITMDFWYWLLLNY
- a CDS encoding MATE family efflux transporter: MNLAQYTKEFSYNIRLAYPVILGMLGHTITGIIDNIMVGKLGAAELAAASLGNSMVFVAMSVGIGFSTAITPIIAEGDAEKDTAKVRTVFHHGLFLCTLLGIMLFAVVWFAKPLMHLMGQPDEVVNLAAPYVDWVAFSLLPMVIFQGYKQFADGLSLTKYAMYAVIVSNIINIVVNYLLIYGVWIFPKMGIVGAALGTVVSRIFMLVYMHYSLYLNSKLKTYFTGFTFGEIKKSILKKITSIGVPSSMQMLFEVALFTGAVWLSGSIGANSQAANQIALSLASMTFMFAMGLSVASMIRVGNQRGLQDYKKLQLVARSIFLLAIILEIIFALFFVLFHDYLPLYFLNMKNPELALENSEVISIASQLLLVAAVFQITDGIQVVVLGALRGLQDVKIPTYITFIAYWVIGFPISYYLGLHTELKAAGIWIGLLAGLTAAAIFLYIRFHILTKRLIANSVSKAA
- a CDS encoding PPK2 family polyphosphate kinase, yielding MSITTDDFKITGTFSIENTPTNIELELTAKKKVKKIEKTSVKLGKLQDKMYANNRYGVLICIQGMDTSGKDSLIREVFKNFNARGVVVHSFKTPTPLELDHDYLWRHYIALPERGKFSVFNRSHYENVLVTRVHPEYLLNENLPGIEKVKDITEGFWEERFKQINSFEKHIAQNGTIVLKFFLHLSKEEQRQRLLRRLEKEERYWKFSAGDLDERDLWGKYQKYYEEAINKTSTNHAPWYAIPADDKETARLLVAKAILNELKKYDFQEPEVNEDVLDNIALYRVKLLNEKPGNK
- a CDS encoding DUF6929 family protein translates to MQKFKLELLFHIMGIGSASGLFFNGGSVFLISDNSSMLYEYNIAENKTDKISLAAKDYAGPLENIPKKDKPDYEAIAAFNNELYIFGSGSKENRSILTRYNMQTKTTEGPVDAIYLYLAMQGFSEISPEDFNIEAAVNDGDIWYLFQRGNGPAQQNGVFTLEGDINEFSVQIIYNPIELPKINGSQSSFTDAVKVGDKLYFIAAAESSNSTYLDGEVAGSLVGRMDIETMTVEFTQTISDRNKFEGITLYKDNGNSLEFLLCEDTDSDATESDIYRLTIDK
- a CDS encoding RNA polymerase sigma factor, whose protein sequence is MHRDAQRRVYEYMAPKLYHTCKRYLKSEVEIEEAIADAFYTIFTKLDQLKETKAFEAWARRIAINQCLLTLKRKVNFNIYIEDMNASAEPAQAQSAGLEEEDLLKLLDYLPEGCRTVFNLFAIEGYSHKEIAAMLNITEGTSKSQLNVSRSKLKDLVNNVYYLNENSYGKSK
- a CDS encoding YfbK domain-containing protein is translated as MENQNKLYEQFKDAAGKAEEKGFDRMEAVWNRVEDKLDRKKKRRGAIYWRYGGVAAALLILLALGGRFFNNHTSPELPEQNPETQVTTIDHDKIEETFSPTAKDSQTEESVVVNAPIEQKTQPILSKKTEYQNGKSYTTEDGVNVIEEVKFKHLEVRKKEAVVESTQLDEVVVTSYRSVTSHKSAMAVATIQAESLEDRANTVPIQSLQGKVAGVKIENSIGYLTEQPRADKTIVLRGVGSITNTAPLYVVDGLPVDEKTFRNLNQNDITSIAVYKDAAATSIYGNRGANGVVVISTINPGVLTPNVSNGTYDISDGSDTTYRNLPGQILGVQEDADKSIDITSLTTFRGYNPPLYVIDGMPVDEETAKTINANDIASVTILKNASATSLYGARGANGVVILTTKTGTSDIEISDELDNEQPDPFKIHVDEEEYEMFEENKFENPAVTPLSTFSIDVDNASYTNVRRFLNNGQTVPKDAVRVEEMINFFKYSYPQPKGDVPFSINTEYSDAPWNPKHKLLKIGLKGLEIPTEDLPASNFVFLIDVSGSMDSDNKLPLLKQSMKLLVNQMRPKDRIAIVVYAGAAGLVLPSTSGSEKTKIVKALDELSAGGSTAGGEGIELAYKTAQENFIKGGNNRVILATDGDFNVGASSNRDMQTLIEEKRKSGVFLTCLGYGMGNYKDSKMETLADKGNGNYAYIDNMQEADRFLQKEFKGSMYAIAKDVKIQIEFNPKHVQSYRLIGYENRKLRDEDFANDAIDAGELGSGHTVTALYEIIPTGVQSDYYNPAPDLKYSQPTASKNKYSDELATIKFRHKKPDGDKSKETVQVIPNKAVSLEQASGDFKFAAAVAWFGLKLRDSKLIPNKASKDIIKLAKEGSKPDPDGYKAEFIRLVDMVQ